In Candidatus Binatia bacterium, the sequence CTTCATCACAGTTTACGTTCCGAATGGGAAAAACCTTGAGCACGAAGACTACCAGCGAAAGCTGAAATGGTATGACGACCTGCAGCGATTTCTCGTCGATACATTCGACGCGGGCGACCCCCTTGTGCTCTGCGGTGACTTCAATATTTGTCCCACCCCGCTGGACTCTCACGGTGGGGAGGGCGCCGACGGCAATATTTTCCATACGACGGCAGAGCGCGATCGCGTAACGACCTTGTTGGGCTGGGGCTTCACGGATCTTTACCGCCACCTCCATCCCGACGAGCAGACCTTTTCCTGGTGGGATTACCGAGCCGGTGCATTTCCGCGAAACCGAGGCTTGCGAATCGATTTCCTCCTCGGCACTCCGGCCGTGCAGGAACGCGTCCTGCACGTCGAAACCGATCGTGACTATCGCAAGAAAAAAGATGAATTATCCGCATCCGATCATGCGCCCGTACTGGCGGATCTTCGATGAGGAAGGTGATTCTCGCCAGCGCGTCGCCGCGGCGCCACGATCTCCTCGCGCGCATCGTGTACCCCTACACAATCGTGCCCGCCAATATCGACGAATCGCCACTCCGGGGGGAATCACCAACCGACTATGTGCATCGCCTGGCGCGATCAAAGGCTCTGGCCGTGAGTGCCGACTACCCGGCGCATGCGGTACTCGGTGCCGACACGATCGTGGTGCTCGATGGTGAGATGCTTGGCAAGCCCCGA encodes:
- a CDS encoding exodeoxyribonuclease III; the protein is MRIASWNINGMKARLGYLKHWLEARQPDVVGLQELKMQDDQFPHEALAEIGYHAVVHGQKAWNGVAVLTREKPAELVCRGLPGQEEMGSRLIATRVDGLNFITVYVPNGKNLEHEDYQRKLKWYDDLQRFLVDTFDAGDPLVLCGDFNICPTPLDSHGGEGADGNIFHTTAERDRVTTLLGWGFTDLYRHLHPDEQTFSWWDYRAGAFPRNRGLRIDFLLGTPAVQERVLHVETDRDYRKKKDELSASDHAPVLADLR